In one Nitrososphaera viennensis EN76 genomic region, the following are encoded:
- a CDS encoding Lrp/AsnC family transcriptional regulator, whose amino-acid sequence MDKTDVKILEKLLADARMSYRRIAEEIGVSPPTVLARVEKLQKEGVVKSYSAMLDHEKLGYDLTAIIDITAAKGKIIEIEKQIARFPNVCAVYDITGLTDMTVIAKFKNRKELSNFVKKDLSLPYVERTNTHVVLITVKEDFRFVES is encoded by the coding sequence ATGGACAAAACGGATGTAAAGATACTCGAAAAGCTGCTGGCTGACGCCAGGATGTCCTACCGCAGGATAGCAGAGGAGATTGGCGTCTCGCCTCCGACGGTGCTGGCAAGGGTGGAAAAGCTGCAAAAGGAAGGCGTGGTCAAGTCCTACTCTGCCATGCTCGACCACGAAAAGCTGGGCTACGACCTAACTGCCATAATCGACATAACTGCGGCCAAGGGCAAGATAATCGAGATCGAGAAACAGATAGCCCGGTTCCCAAACGTCTGCGCGGTCTATGACATAACGGGCCTGACTGACATGACAGTCATTGCCAAGTTCAAGAACAGAAAGGAGCTCAGCAACTTTGTGAAAAAGGATCTTTCCCTGCCATACGTCGAAAGGACAAACACCCACGTGGTGCTGATAACGGTAAAAGAGGATTTCAGGTTTGTCGAAAGCTAG
- a CDS encoding DUF190 domain-containing protein, producing MKVKMWRLVIRIKKHDTLHGKPLHNALIDFLIKAGISGATVWAGADGFGKHGRSRIHLEGIRIDYPLLIEVVEERPKLEPLLPQIGRMVGDHGLVTLEEVLVF from the coding sequence ATGAAAGTGAAAATGTGGAGGCTCGTGATAAGGATAAAGAAACATGACACATTGCACGGAAAGCCGCTGCACAACGCGCTCATAGATTTTCTGATCAAAGCTGGAATCAGCGGGGCCACAGTCTGGGCGGGAGCTGACGGCTTTGGCAAGCATGGCAGGTCGAGAATCCACCTGGAAGGAATCAGGATTGACTATCCACTTTTGATCGAGGTTGTAGAAGAGCGGCCAAAGCTGGAGCCCTTGCTCCCGCAAATCGGGCGAATGGTAGGAGACCACGGCCTAGTTACGCTTGAAGAAGTACTGGTTTTTTAG
- a CDS encoding winged helix-turn-helix transcriptional regulator has protein sequence MKRDRRNFYPSLRVISKILRILLENPTITRTDLCQKAGLNYSRFLNHLDWLGQKGIIELKLDSCRVVVTLTKNGREFTMMLNQNNIR, from the coding sequence GTGAAAAGAGATAGAAGAAACTTCTATCCGAGTTTAAGAGTAATATCAAAGATCTTGAGAATTCTCTTGGAGAACCCTACAATCACAAGGACCGACTTGTGCCAGAAGGCGGGGCTAAATTATAGCAGGTTTTTGAATCATCTTGATTGGCTAGGACAAAAAGGCATCATTGAGCTCAAGCTTGATTCTTGTAGAGTGGTTGTAACGCTGACTAAAAATGGCCGAGAATTTACCATGATGCTCAATCAAAACAACATAAGATAG